A genome region from Acidimicrobiales bacterium includes the following:
- a CDS encoding tetrahydrofolate dehydrogenase/cyclohydrolase catalytic domain-containing protein, whose protein sequence is MSAIVMSGAPVADAIIADVRNRVEKLAAEGRSVGLATVLVGDDPASAGYVAKKHQACEAVGITSVDVRISADASQSELLAAVRQLNSDPGVDGYLIQHPVPPGFDFNEAVAAIDPRKDADGLHPTNLGLLALGDTEAPRPCTPLGITAMLSHYDVPVAGRNVVIVGRGPTLGRPLSMLLSLKEPGANAAVTTVHTGVPDWAEYTRRADIVVGAAGVPSMITPGVIRPGACVIGGGMSWEGRRVLSDVEESCAEVAGWITPRLGGVGVTTVAMLLRNTVAAAERRAR, encoded by the coding sequence AAGCTGGCCGCGGAGGGTCGTTCGGTGGGCCTGGCCACGGTGCTGGTCGGGGACGACCCGGCGAGCGCCGGTTACGTGGCCAAGAAGCACCAAGCGTGCGAGGCCGTCGGGATCACGTCCGTGGACGTCCGCATCTCAGCAGACGCTTCCCAGTCCGAACTGCTCGCGGCCGTCCGGCAGCTGAACTCGGACCCGGGCGTCGACGGATACCTGATCCAGCATCCCGTCCCACCCGGGTTCGACTTCAACGAAGCGGTCGCCGCGATCGACCCAAGGAAGGATGCCGACGGACTCCACCCGACGAACCTGGGTCTGCTCGCACTGGGCGACACCGAAGCCCCGCGGCCCTGCACCCCCTTGGGCATCACGGCGATGCTCTCCCACTACGACGTCCCCGTCGCCGGGCGAAACGTGGTGATCGTCGGCCGAGGACCGACACTCGGCCGGCCGCTGTCGATGCTCCTGTCGCTCAAGGAACCCGGCGCCAACGCCGCCGTGACCACCGTCCATACGGGCGTGCCGGACTGGGCCGAGTACACCCGAAGAGCCGACATCGTCGTGGGCGCTGCCGGTGTCCCGTCGATGATCACCCCCGGCGTGATCCGTCCGGGAGCATGCGTGATCGGGGGAGGCATGAGCTGGGAGGGGCGCCGCGTCCTGTCCGACGTGGAAGAATCGTGCGCCGAGGTTGCGGGATGGATCACCCCGAGGCTTGGCGGCGTCGGGGTCACCACCGTGGCGATGCTCCTGCGCAACACCGTCGCCGCGGCGGAGCGCAGAGCCCGCTGA
- a CDS encoding LCP family protein codes for MANVLVALTVVGVAGAYGYVQWRFGQIKTKTIPTLTGTDTSNGKPFTLLIVGSDSRAAIAAGGDNTQFGGASQVGGQRSDTIILVRVVPSTRQLMMLSIPRDLWGPIPGHGSNRINSAFDTGASLLVQTITQDLGIPVDHYAEINFDTFRDISNAVGGVKFYFPTPARDPYSLLNIPTPGCYTLVGDQALAFVRSRHYQYKLDGYWHSEGLSDLARIQRQQAFIKKMIKKAESEFTNPIALNNVIGGVTKNLTVDSKFSTSLMLDLAKDFRTMNTSAIPNITLPTYSYVTAGGADVLGLQQPQAKEAIAAFNAFGTTPPPAGKPSSSAPASKTPKINMPSVTVAPSSVNIEVANGTGVGGQAGQMSQWLSGLGYYTKVDSASPGYNHSTTEIHYAPDSLTAAQQVGAKMPGGATLVEDSSLTPTPYNLEVITGSSYTAASGTGGQSSSSAGSTAGSTGGSTTTATTVPGTNSSVYELPGASGPPPANC; via the coding sequence TTGGCCAACGTCCTCGTCGCTCTGACGGTCGTCGGGGTGGCGGGCGCCTACGGGTACGTGCAGTGGCGCTTCGGCCAGATCAAGACCAAGACCATCCCGACGCTGACGGGCACCGACACCAGCAACGGGAAGCCGTTCACGCTCCTGATAGTGGGAAGCGACAGCCGCGCCGCGATCGCGGCCGGCGGTGACAACACCCAGTTCGGAGGCGCCTCGCAGGTAGGGGGCCAACGTTCGGACACGATCATCCTCGTCAGGGTCGTGCCGTCAACGCGTCAGCTGATGATGCTGTCGATACCGCGCGACCTCTGGGGGCCGATCCCCGGCCACGGTTCCAACCGGATCAACTCCGCGTTCGACACAGGGGCCTCGCTGCTGGTCCAGACGATCACCCAGGATCTCGGCATCCCGGTCGACCACTACGCCGAGATCAACTTCGACACCTTCCGCGATATCAGCAACGCCGTTGGCGGCGTCAAGTTCTACTTCCCGACGCCCGCCCGTGACCCGTACTCGCTGCTCAACATCCCGACCCCCGGTTGCTACACGCTCGTCGGCGACCAGGCACTCGCGTTCGTCCGGTCACGCCACTACCAGTACAAGCTGGACGGCTACTGGCACTCCGAGGGCCTCAGTGACCTCGCTCGAATCCAGCGCCAGCAAGCTTTCATCAAGAAGATGATCAAAAAGGCGGAGAGCGAGTTCACCAACCCGATCGCGCTCAACAACGTGATCGGCGGTGTCACCAAGAACCTCACGGTGGACAGCAAGTTCAGCACCAGCCTGATGCTCGACCTCGCCAAGGACTTCCGCACGATGAACACGTCGGCGATACCGAACATCACGTTGCCGACGTACAGCTACGTGACGGCCGGCGGCGCGGACGTGCTCGGATTGCAGCAGCCGCAGGCGAAGGAAGCGATCGCGGCTTTCAACGCGTTCGGCACCACCCCGCCACCGGCCGGCAAGCCCTCGTCATCTGCACCGGCGTCCAAGACCCCCAAGATCAACATGCCGTCGGTCACAGTCGCCCCGTCCTCGGTGAACATCGAGGTCGCCAACGGCACCGGGGTAGGCGGCCAGGCGGGGCAGATGAGTCAGTGGCTCTCGGGGCTCGGCTACTACACCAAGGTGGACTCGGCGTCGCCCGGCTACAACCACTCCACCACCGAGATCCACTACGCGCCGGACTCGCTGACCGCCGCTCAGCAGGTAGGAGCGAAGATGCCGGGAGGCGCCACTCTGGTCGAGGACTCGAGCCTGACCCCCACCCCTTACAACCTCGAGGTCATCACCGGGTCGTCTTACACCGCTGCCTCCGGGACCGGCGGCCAGTCGTCCTCATCGGCCGGCTCGACGGCCGGATCTACCGGTGGGTCGACGACCACCGCCACCACGGTCCCCGGGACCAACAGCTCGGTCTACGAGCTACCGGGAGCCAGCGGCCCCCCGCCGGCCAACTGCTGA
- a CDS encoding SDR family oxidoreductase, with amino-acid sequence MIGICQDRVVVITGAGRGIGREHALEFAHQGAKVVVNDLGAEVDGTGSSEGPAGEVVETIRSMGGEAVANGDDISDFEGATRLIKTAVDTFGGLDVVVNNAGILRDRMLVNMTVDEWDAVIKVHLRGTFATSKVAAEYWRERSKAGQDNDARIINTSSPSGIYGNVGQTNYGAAKAGIASFSIIAAMELERYGVTVNAIAPVALTRMTENLGMGAAMKERQPDQFDSGSPANISPLVVWLGSPESRGITGRVFNVHGGHISVAEGWAAGPAIDKGERWDPAELGTVIPDLVERAAPNANMSGRRS; translated from the coding sequence ATGATCGGGATCTGCCAGGACCGGGTTGTCGTAATCACGGGCGCCGGCCGGGGAATCGGCCGTGAGCACGCGCTCGAGTTCGCCCACCAGGGCGCCAAGGTTGTCGTCAACGACCTCGGTGCCGAGGTCGACGGCACCGGCAGCTCCGAAGGCCCCGCCGGCGAGGTAGTCGAAACCATCCGCTCCATGGGGGGCGAGGCCGTCGCCAACGGGGACGACATCTCGGACTTCGAAGGCGCCACCCGGCTGATCAAGACGGCCGTCGACACGTTCGGCGGCCTCGACGTCGTCGTCAACAACGCCGGCATCCTTCGCGACCGGATGCTCGTCAATATGACCGTCGACGAGTGGGACGCGGTCATCAAGGTCCACCTGCGCGGCACCTTCGCAACCAGCAAGGTCGCCGCGGAGTACTGGCGGGAGCGCTCGAAGGCAGGCCAGGACAACGACGCCCGCATCATCAACACCTCCTCCCCCTCGGGCATCTACGGCAACGTGGGCCAGACCAACTACGGGGCTGCCAAGGCGGGGATCGCGTCGTTCAGCATCATCGCTGCCATGGAGCTCGAGCGCTACGGCGTGACCGTGAACGCGATCGCTCCCGTCGCCCTCACCCGCATGACCGAGAACCTGGGAATGGGCGCCGCCATGAAGGAGCGCCAGCCGGACCAGTTCGACTCGGGCTCGCCGGCGAACATCTCACCGCTCGTGGTCTGGCTGGGCAGCCCCGAGTCGCGCGGCATCACTGGCCGGGTGTTCAACGTCCACGGCGGGCACATCAGCGTCGCGGAGGGCTGGGCCGCCGGTCCGGCGATCGACAAGGGCGAGCGCTGGGACCCGGCGGAGCTCGGGACGGTCATCCCGGACCTGGTCGAGCGGGCTGCGCCGAACGCCAACATGAGCGGCCGGCGCAGCTAG
- a CDS encoding cobalamin B12-binding domain-containing protein: MQRPYRVVVAKPGLDGHDRGARVIARALREAGFEVIYTGLHQTPEQIAETVIQEDADAVGLSILSGAHMTLFPRIIAELSGRGAGDVLVFAGGIIPATDIQRLAEAGVARIFTPGAPLGDITGWLEQALDEREKSVT; this comes from the coding sequence ATGCAACGGCCCTACCGGGTGGTGGTCGCCAAGCCCGGACTCGACGGTCACGACCGAGGTGCACGCGTGATCGCCCGCGCCTTGCGCGAGGCCGGGTTCGAGGTCATCTACACGGGCCTGCACCAGACTCCGGAGCAGATCGCCGAGACCGTGATCCAAGAGGACGCCGACGCGGTCGGCCTGTCGATCCTGTCGGGGGCCCACATGACGCTGTTCCCCCGGATCATCGCCGAGTTGTCCGGCCGGGGAGCGGGCGATGTGCTCGTCTTCGCCGGCGGGATCATCCCGGCCACCGACATACAGCGGCTCGCCGAGGCGGGGGTGGCGCGGATATTCACGCCCGGTGCTCCCTTGGGCGACATCACAGGCTGGCTCGAGCAGGCCCTCGACGAGCGGGAGAAGAGCGTCACCTAG
- the sucC gene encoding ADP-forming succinate--CoA ligase subunit beta — MDLFEYQGKQYFARFGIPVSAGGVADTVEEAVAAANKAGYPVVVKAQVQVGGRGKAGGVKLANDKAEVRTHASNILGLDIKGHVVRRLWVEHASDIAKEYYASFTLDRGAKKYLAMVSAKGGVEVETVAEEDPTAIARLYIDPASGFSEGAAAKLVEEAGLDPEAREGAAKILVDLYRCYVEGDADLVEINPLILTPEGKVHALDAKVTLDDNASFRHPEWDEFRDIDEFDERERLARSKGLQYVGLDGYVGIIANGAGLAMSTCDVVNQVGGSPANFLDIGGGANAEVMANALEVISSDAKVRSIFVNIFGGITRGEEVATGIVQALGRVEIKAPMVIRLDGTNAEEGRQILQSVLSDTVLSSPTMLDAARKAVELAGAVQ; from the coding sequence GTGGATCTCTTCGAGTACCAGGGCAAGCAGTACTTCGCCCGGTTCGGCATACCCGTCTCAGCCGGTGGCGTTGCCGACACGGTCGAGGAGGCCGTCGCCGCGGCGAACAAGGCCGGCTATCCGGTCGTCGTCAAGGCGCAGGTGCAGGTGGGTGGGCGCGGCAAGGCCGGCGGCGTGAAGCTCGCCAACGACAAAGCCGAGGTCCGCACCCACGCCTCCAACATCCTCGGCCTGGACATCAAGGGCCACGTCGTCCGGAGGCTGTGGGTCGAGCACGCTTCGGACATCGCCAAGGAGTACTACGCCAGCTTCACTCTCGACCGCGGTGCGAAGAAGTACCTGGCGATGGTCTCGGCGAAGGGAGGCGTCGAGGTCGAGACGGTCGCAGAGGAGGACCCGACCGCGATAGCGCGCCTGTACATCGATCCGGCATCGGGTTTCAGCGAGGGTGCGGCCGCGAAGCTCGTCGAGGAAGCCGGACTTGATCCCGAGGCACGCGAAGGCGCGGCGAAGATCCTGGTCGACCTCTACCGCTGCTACGTCGAAGGCGACGCGGATCTCGTCGAGATCAACCCGCTCATCCTCACTCCTGAGGGGAAGGTGCACGCGCTCGACGCGAAGGTGACCCTCGACGACAACGCGTCGTTCCGCCATCCCGAGTGGGACGAGTTCCGCGACATCGACGAGTTCGACGAGCGTGAGCGGCTCGCCCGCAGCAAGGGTCTGCAGTACGTAGGGCTAGACGGCTACGTCGGCATCATCGCGAACGGGGCCGGTCTTGCGATGAGCACCTGCGACGTCGTCAACCAGGTCGGCGGATCCCCGGCGAACTTCCTCGACATCGGCGGCGGTGCCAACGCCGAGGTGATGGCCAACGCCCTGGAGGTGATCAGCTCGGACGCAAAGGTCCGGTCGATATTCGTAAACATCTTTGGAGGCATAACCCGGGGGGAGGAGGTCGCCACCGGAATCGTGCAGGCTCTGGGACGAGTAGAGATCAAAGCGCCGATGGTGATCCGCCTCGACGGGACCAACGCGGAGGAGGGCCGGCAGATACTGCAGTCCGTGCTCTCGGACACGGTGCTTTCGTCGCCGACGATGTTGGATGCGGCCCGCAAGGCCGTCGAGCTCGCGGGAGCTGTGCAATGA
- a CDS encoding CocE/NonD family hydrolase: MAGHKRNLRRLAAGAAALITVALTGPVARATESNSGAWVPEAATFGYAVQTDQPVKAHDGTVLRADVYYPTNPSTGKAASGSFPVLLQQTPYGKESFAPGNSSSVGASIANTDIPYLVDRGYIVVIADVRGTGDSGGTFGLFDPVQATDGATLVNWAAHLPDSGGDVGLFGESYMGIDQFLTVSALPQNSPVKAMFPIISGHDIYSDTVTQGGIPDIEFSAFYLALVAGLNAANPALEPLSESGQSASPAPIAGGLQNLAPLEVAHNQALASYDAATLANVETGGDESYDGSYWQARSPATYLQDVVGDNIPAFLVGGWNDLFQQGELQNYAALQNLASGRPADAAMLAGQPATPRYQLMMGPWQHVTTGTGVNLAAIELEWFDTWLRGEQTPLATTTTPLHLEQLHSGKWIDTADWPLQEASTSTYYFGPGRTGTAQTSTNDGVLSSTAPNTAGADPVVWTSATSPCSVQSDQWSGGFLALAAQALHTTNPCDTNDATLEAGPGALTYTTAPFTHDEVIGGPIDATVYATSTTKDTEFVATIEEVSPTGQSVPLTSGALLGSFRKLDPGKTWTDGNGNLLMPVHPFTQASSEPVTPGQVTRYDIAVFPTFAEIPAGWALRVTLTTGDSPHLGPTAVQTTGLVGGVYQVQRGGATPSHINVPVAPAPAFAVPCGVLCSTAGP; this comes from the coding sequence GTGGCCGGACACAAGAGAAATCTCCGAAGGCTGGCTGCGGGCGCTGCAGCGCTCATCACAGTCGCCCTCACGGGACCGGTGGCCCGGGCGACCGAGTCGAACTCCGGCGCCTGGGTTCCGGAAGCGGCGACCTTCGGCTACGCAGTCCAGACCGACCAGCCCGTGAAGGCCCACGACGGCACCGTCCTCCGTGCCGACGTCTACTACCCCACAAACCCCTCGACCGGTAAAGCGGCATCCGGTTCGTTTCCCGTTCTCCTCCAGCAGACGCCGTACGGCAAGGAGTCGTTCGCGCCCGGCAACTCTTCGTCGGTCGGGGCGTCCATCGCCAACACCGACATCCCCTACCTGGTCGATCGGGGATACATCGTGGTCATCGCCGACGTGCGCGGCACGGGCGATTCGGGCGGAACATTCGGCTTGTTCGACCCGGTCCAGGCAACTGACGGCGCGACCCTCGTCAACTGGGCAGCGCACCTGCCGGACTCCGGCGGCGACGTCGGGCTGTTCGGTGAGTCCTACATGGGCATCGACCAGTTCCTCACCGTGAGCGCCCTGCCTCAGAACTCGCCGGTCAAGGCCATGTTCCCGATCATCTCCGGCCACGACATCTACTCCGACACTGTCACCCAGGGCGGGATCCCCGACATCGAGTTCAGCGCGTTCTACCTCGCCCTCGTCGCCGGACTCAACGCAGCCAATCCTGCCCTCGAACCGCTCTCAGAGTCCGGCCAGTCGGCCTCGCCCGCACCGATAGCCGGCGGGCTGCAGAATCTCGCCCCGCTCGAAGTGGCACACAACCAGGCGCTCGCCAGCTACGACGCCGCGACTCTCGCCAACGTCGAGACGGGGGGCGACGAGTCCTACGACGGCAGCTACTGGCAGGCGCGCAGTCCGGCGACCTACCTGCAGGATGTCGTGGGCGACAACATCCCCGCCTTCCTCGTCGGCGGCTGGAACGACCTATTCCAGCAGGGTGAGCTCCAGAACTACGCAGCTCTCCAGAACCTCGCCAGCGGCCGGCCCGCAGATGCTGCGATGCTCGCCGGCCAGCCCGCCACGCCGAGGTACCAGCTGATGATGGGACCGTGGCAGCACGTCACAACGGGCACCGGAGTCAACCTTGCTGCGATCGAACTGGAATGGTTCGACACCTGGTTGCGCGGCGAGCAGACGCCGCTCGCCACCACGACCACGCCGCTCCATCTCGAGCAGCTCCACTCCGGCAAGTGGATCGACACCGCCGACTGGCCTCTGCAGGAGGCGTCCACCTCCACCTACTACTTCGGACCTGGCCGCACCGGCACGGCGCAGACTTCGACGAACGACGGCGTTCTCAGCTCCACCGCGCCGAACACCGCCGGCGCAGACCCGGTCGTGTGGACCTCCGCAACGAGCCCGTGCAGCGTGCAATCCGACCAGTGGAGCGGAGGTTTCCTCGCGCTCGCGGCCCAAGCACTCCACACCACCAACCCGTGCGACACCAACGACGCCACCCTCGAAGCAGGCCCCGGTGCGCTGACCTACACGACCGCGCCGTTCACGCACGATGAGGTGATCGGCGGGCCGATCGACGCGACCGTCTACGCCACGTCCACCACCAAGGACACGGAGTTCGTCGCCACGATCGAGGAGGTATCGCCAACCGGCCAGTCCGTGCCGTTGACCTCCGGGGCGCTGCTGGGATCCTTCCGCAAGCTGGACCCCGGCAAGACGTGGACCGATGGCAACGGCAACCTGCTGATGCCCGTCCACCCCTTCACCCAGGCGTCTAGCGAGCCGGTGACGCCGGGCCAGGTCACCCGCTACGACATCGCCGTGTTCCCGACGTTCGCCGAGATCCCGGCCGGCTGGGCACTGCGTGTCACCCTCACGACAGGCGACTCCCCGCACCTCGGACCTACGGCGGTGCAGACAACCGGTCTCGTCGGCGGCGTCTACCAGGTGCAGCGAGGCGGCGCGACCCCTTCGCACATCAACGTGCCGGTGGCTCCGGCGCCGGCATTCGCCGTCCCCTGTGGGGTGCTCTGCAGCACGGCCGGACCCTGA
- the sucD gene encoding succinate--CoA ligase subunit alpha, translating to MSVFVDEKTKVVVQGLTGGQGRFHGLRNKAYGTQVVAGVTPGKGGQDVEGIPVFDTVAEAVAATGANASFVSVPPKGAAAAILEAAEAGIPFVVCITEGIPAHDEARVFNTLVESYPATRLLGPNCPGIISPGKCNIGITAGEIALPGGPVGIVSRSGTLTYQALYELKQLGIGVTTCVGIGGDPVPGTNFVDCLAAFESDPETKAIAMFGEIGGSEEEKAADFIAKEVTKPVVAYIAGVTAPPGKKMGHAGAIISGSKGTAQAKMEALAAAGVHVVHNPTEAGEKMAEIVKGL from the coding sequence ATGAGTGTTTTTGTTGACGAGAAGACCAAGGTCGTGGTGCAGGGCCTCACGGGCGGGCAGGGCCGCTTTCACGGGTTGCGCAACAAGGCGTACGGGACGCAGGTAGTCGCCGGCGTCACCCCCGGAAAGGGTGGTCAGGACGTCGAGGGAATACCGGTCTTCGACACCGTGGCCGAAGCCGTTGCGGCCACGGGGGCGAACGCCTCGTTCGTATCGGTGCCGCCCAAGGGGGCGGCGGCAGCGATCCTCGAGGCTGCTGAAGCTGGCATCCCGTTCGTCGTGTGCATCACCGAGGGCATCCCGGCCCACGACGAGGCGCGCGTGTTCAACACGCTGGTCGAGTCGTATCCCGCTACGAGGCTCCTCGGGCCCAACTGCCCTGGGATCATCAGCCCCGGCAAGTGCAACATAGGGATCACCGCCGGCGAGATCGCGCTGCCCGGCGGCCCCGTGGGGATCGTCTCACGCTCGGGAACGTTGACCTACCAGGCGTTGTACGAACTGAAGCAGCTCGGCATCGGTGTAACTACTTGCGTCGGCATCGGCGGCGACCCGGTTCCCGGTACCAACTTCGTCGACTGCCTCGCAGCGTTCGAGTCCGATCCGGAGACGAAGGCGATCGCCATGTTCGGGGAGATCGGCGGCTCCGAAGAGGAGAAGGCAGCGGACTTCATCGCCAAGGAGGTCACGAAGCCCGTGGTGGCTTACATCGCCGGCGTCACTGCTCCTCCCGGCAAGAAGATGGGCCACGCCGGCGCCATCATCTCCGGGTCGAAAGGGACGGCTCAGGCGAAGATGGAAGCCCTCGCCGCTGCCGGCGTGCACGTCGTCCACAATCCGACCGAGGCCGGCGAGAAGATGGCGGAGATCGTCAAAGGTCTCTGA
- the pcrA gene encoding DNA helicase PcrA yields the protein MVIEEPTTAGGAGPFDGAPSALLAGLNPAQEAAVTHPEGPLLIVAGAGSGKTRVLTQRVAWLIAEKGVSPYEILAITFTNKAAGEMRERVQALVGPVAQRMWVSTFHSACVRILRRDAARLGYKSNFTIYDQADSVRLVGYVVRDLGLDSKKFAPRAIHAYISNAKNELVDFETFSGQARTLMERKVAEVYREYQQRLLAANAMDFDDLLLVTVSLFQACPDVLEHYRHRFRHVLVDEYQDTNRAQNELVLLLAGEHRQVTVVGDSDQSVYGWRGADIRNILQFEEAFPDATVVVLEQNYRSTQTILDAANAVIANNAIRKPKALWTEQVGGELVVHYHAEDEHDEGSWLASEVTRLHRAEGAGGYAWGDIAVFYRANAQSRAVEEELVRRDIPYKVVGGTRFYDRKEVKDLLAYLRAVANPDDEVSLKRIVNTPRRGVGDTSVDRMDRWAKGHGVSFAEALPHAEEAGVSGKALGGVRTLQELLEELRDEARGEPKATPARLLEAVLDRTGYLAEVMAENTVEAAGRVENIEELIGAAGEADDLDEFLEQVSLVADADEVDGDGSKVTLMTLHTAKGLEYPVVFLIGMEEGVFPHLRSLGEPDELEEERRLAYVGITRARERLYLSNAWCRTLWGQTQYNPPSRFIKEIPEVLLHAAEGGRRSAVRAGAGGLRTRDQIVEAAMRRAKAGPVHGSGADQLGLRAGETVVHAKWGEGVVISVRGEGDKAEAKVRFPSVGEKHLALSLAPLKRA from the coding sequence ATGGTGATCGAGGAACCAACCACCGCCGGCGGGGCGGGGCCCTTCGACGGAGCCCCCTCCGCGCTGCTCGCCGGCCTGAATCCGGCGCAGGAGGCCGCGGTAACCCACCCGGAAGGGCCGCTGCTGATCGTCGCCGGCGCCGGCTCCGGCAAGACACGGGTGCTCACCCAGCGGGTCGCCTGGCTGATCGCTGAGAAGGGCGTCTCTCCTTACGAGATCCTGGCGATCACCTTCACGAACAAGGCGGCCGGCGAGATGCGTGAGCGGGTGCAGGCGCTCGTCGGCCCCGTGGCTCAGCGCATGTGGGTGTCCACGTTCCACTCGGCGTGCGTCCGGATACTGCGTCGCGACGCAGCCAGGCTCGGGTACAAGAGCAACTTCACCATCTACGACCAGGCCGACTCGGTTCGCCTCGTCGGATATGTGGTACGCGACCTCGGGCTCGACTCGAAGAAATTCGCACCCAGAGCGATCCACGCCTACATCTCGAATGCCAAGAACGAGCTCGTCGACTTCGAGACGTTCTCGGGCCAGGCCCGCACCCTCATGGAACGCAAGGTCGCGGAGGTCTACCGCGAGTACCAGCAGCGCCTTCTTGCGGCGAACGCCATGGACTTCGACGACCTGCTCCTCGTGACGGTCAGTCTTTTCCAGGCGTGCCCAGATGTGCTGGAGCACTACCGTCACCGCTTCCGCCACGTCCTGGTCGACGAGTACCAGGACACCAACCGGGCGCAAAACGAGCTCGTTCTCCTCCTCGCCGGCGAGCACCGCCAGGTCACCGTCGTCGGAGACTCGGACCAGTCCGTCTACGGCTGGCGCGGTGCGGACATCCGCAACATCCTGCAGTTCGAGGAGGCCTTCCCCGACGCGACCGTCGTCGTGCTCGAACAGAACTACCGCTCGACGCAGACGATCCTGGACGCGGCCAACGCGGTCATCGCCAACAACGCCATCCGCAAGCCGAAAGCTTTGTGGACCGAGCAGGTTGGCGGCGAGTTGGTGGTGCACTACCACGCGGAGGACGAGCACGACGAGGGGTCGTGGCTGGCTTCAGAGGTGACGCGGCTGCACCGCGCCGAGGGCGCCGGGGGTTACGCGTGGGGTGACATTGCCGTCTTCTACCGGGCGAACGCGCAGAGCCGCGCGGTCGAGGAGGAACTCGTACGGCGCGACATCCCGTACAAGGTCGTCGGAGGTACGCGCTTCTATGACCGCAAGGAGGTCAAGGATCTGCTCGCCTACCTGCGGGCGGTCGCCAACCCGGATGACGAGGTGTCGTTGAAGCGGATCGTCAACACTCCGAGGCGTGGTGTCGGCGACACCAGCGTCGACAGGATGGACAGGTGGGCGAAGGGGCACGGCGTCTCGTTTGCCGAGGCGCTCCCCCACGCCGAGGAGGCCGGAGTCAGCGGCAAGGCGCTCGGCGGGGTCCGCACGCTGCAGGAGCTGCTGGAAGAGCTGAGAGACGAAGCGCGTGGCGAGCCGAAGGCGACGCCCGCTCGGCTGCTCGAGGCGGTACTCGACCGCACCGGCTACCTCGCCGAGGTGATGGCGGAGAACACGGTCGAGGCGGCGGGGCGAGTCGAGAACATCGAGGAGCTGATCGGTGCCGCGGGGGAAGCCGACGACCTCGACGAGTTCCTCGAGCAGGTGAGCCTCGTCGCCGACGCGGACGAAGTGGACGGCGACGGGTCGAAGGTCACGCTGATGACGCTGCACACGGCGAAGGGACTCGAGTACCCGGTCGTGTTCCTGATCGGCATGGAAGAGGGGGTTTTCCCGCACCTGCGGTCGCTGGGCGAGCCCGACGAACTCGAGGAGGAGCGCCGGCTCGCGTACGTGGGCATCACCCGTGCACGCGAGAGGCTGTACCTGTCGAACGCTTGGTGCAGGACGCTCTGGGGGCAGACGCAGTACAACCCTCCCAGCAGGTTCATAAAAGAGATTCCCGAGGTGCTGCTACATGCAGCGGAAGGGGGCAGGCGATCCGCGGTCAGAGCGGGCGCCGGCGGGCTGCGGACCCGGGACCAGATAGTCGAGGCGGCGATGCGGCGCGCCAAGGCGGGCCCGGTGCACGGCAGCGGCGCGGATCAGCTCGGGCTGCGCGCCGGCGAGACGGTGGTCCACGCCAAGTGGGGCGAGGGTGTGGTGATCTCGGTCCGTGGTGAAGGCGACAAGGCGGAGGCGAAGGTGCGGTTCCCGTCGGTGGGGGAGAAGCACCTGGCGCTGTCGTTGGCCCCGCTCAAGAGGGCCTGA